The genomic interval TTTACTTACTTTTATTTTATTTGCAGATGAGTTTATTGAGCAAGTACCCATTGCTGCATTAGTAGGCGTTATGTTTATGATGGTCATAGAAACTTTTGCTTGGTCGAGTTTTAGAATCATTAAAAAAATACCAAGACTAGATGCTTTTGTATTAATCATTGTTTCTGCAGTAACGGTATTTTTTGATTTAGCAATAGCTGTCTTTGTAGGAGTTATTATCTCTGCATTATCATTTGCTTGGAGTAGTGCAAAGAAAATTAGAGCTAGAAAGAAAATGAAACCTGATGGCACGAAGGTGTATGAAATATGGGGTCCACTATTCTTTGGAAGCATTCAGAGTTTTAACTCAAAATTTGATGTAAACGGAGATCCTGAAAATGTTGAAATTGATTTTATAGAAGCCAAAGTTGCAGATCATTCTGCACTGGAAGCCATTTTTGTATTACTAGAAAAATACGAGGCTGCAGGCAAAAATTTAGTATTAAAACATTTAAGTACCGAATGTAAGGACTTAATGCGCAAGGCTTCCCCTAAATTTGACAAAGTGATTGAAGAAAGTGTTGATGACCCTCGTTACCACGTATTATCTGGTGTTTTTGATACAAAAATCTAGAAAACAGTTCTATTCAATAAAGCCTATTCCCGCAGTAGCATTAGACTGCGGATCTATTAATATAAAAGAACCTGTGCTTTTATGACTCGCAAAACTATCTTTTAAAAATGGTTTACTAAGCTGTACATCAATTTTTCCGACTTCATTAAGTGTTAACTCTTGACAAGCTTCCTCACCAGAAAAGTCTGTATGTAATCGAGAATGAATATGCCTAACCTTTGCAAGTATTTGAGATGTACCCTGCTGGACTTTATAGTTTGCTCCTACCTTTAACGGTAAGGTATCCATCCAGCAAACACTCGCTGTGAGTTGTTTTGTCAATTCTGGAGCGTGATCTGCAAGTACCAAAACATCACCCCTACTCACATTAATATCATCCTCTAGTGTGATTGTACACGAGGTCCCAGCTGTAACTATTTTATAAGATGTTTTATAAAACTGTATTTCTTTTATCTTAGAGCAGTTTCCAGAGGGTAGTACCATTACCTGATCCCCTACCTTCAAGTCACCACCCATAGTTTTGCCTGCATAACCTCTAAAGTCATGATATTCATCTTGCTTAGGTCTAATTATAGTTTGTACCGAAAAGCGGGCTCCCTTCATCTCTTTATCAGAAGGTGTAAGCGCTTCAAGATGATCTAAAATAGAAAGCCCTTTGAACCAAGGCATTTCTTCTGACTTTTTTACCACGTTTGCTCCATTGAGCGCACTTATAGGGATAAAGGTAATTTTTTGCGCTTTGAAACTTTGTTTAGCAGCAATTTTTTTAAATTCTCCAATAATAGTAGAGAAAATCTCTTCGCTATAATCAACAAGATCCATTTTATTAACCGCAACCACAATCTCCTTAACTCTAAGCAAATCATTAATAAAAAAATGACGGTAGGTTTGTTCTACGACTCCTTTTCTAGCATCTACAAGAATAATTGCCGCTTGAGACGTAGAAGCCCCAGTTACCATATTACGTGTATATTCTACGTGTCCTGGGGTATCTGCAATAATGTAACTTTTCTTTGCTGTAGAAAAATAAATATGTGCAACATCTATAGTGATCCCTTGCTCCCGCTCTGCTACAAGACCATCAGTAGCTAATGAAAAATCTATATAATCAAATCCATTTGCTTTGCTTTTTTCCTCTATAGCTTCAAGTTTATCAGTGGTTAATGATTTTGTATCATAAAGCAGTCGCCCTATCAAGGTGCTTTTCCCATCATCTACACTTCCAGCGGTGGCTATTTTTAGTACTTCCATAATTATTTGTGGTGCTATTAAAGCTCTTTTTTTGTTTTAAATACAGTGTCAGAACCGTAATAGGTTTCAATTTTTTTCTTTTACGCTTTCGCGAAAGCGGTTTTAAAAATAACCCTGTTGCTTTCTTTTCTCCATGGCTGCTTCAGAGCGTTTATCATCAATACGCGCACCTCGTTCTGAAATAGTAGAAGAACGGATCTCCCCCACTACCTTTTCTAGGGTATCTGCATCCGACAATATTGCCGCAGTACACGACATATCGCCTACTGTACGGAATCGTACAGTGCGCTCTACGACTTCTTCGTCTTTTGCACGATACACCACATCATCTTGGGCTGACCATAACATGCCGTCTCTAAAAAATGTAGGACGTTTATGAGCAAAATAAATACTTGGGATTTTTATATTTTCTTGATGAATGTAACTCCAAACATCAAGCTCTGTCCAGTTACTTATGGGGAAGACACGTACATTCTGACCGTGATCAATATTGCCATTTAAAAAATCAAATAGTTCTGGTCGCTGATTTTTTTCATCCCACTGACCAAAATCATCCCTTACAGAAAAAATACGTTCTTTTGCTCTAGCCTTTTCTTCATCGCGTCGCGCTCCACCAATAGCAGCGTCAAATTTAAATTCATCTAAAGCATCTAAAAGCGTAATAGTTTGCAACCTGTTTCTACTAGCATATTTTCCAGTCTCTTCGATCACTTTACCAGCATCTATACTATCTTGCACGTTACGCACAATAAGTGTCAAACCTAAGTCTTCTACCAATTGATCTCTAAAGGCGATCGTCTCTGGAAAATTATGTCCTGTATCTATATGAAGTAACGGAAATGGAATTTTTGATGGAAAAAATGCCTTTTGTGCCAGTCTCACTAGAGTGATACTATCTTTTCCCCCTGAGAATAGTAGCACTGGACGCTCAAACTGAGCTATTACCTCTCTAAAAATATAAACAGCTTCGCTTTCTAGTGGATTTATTGCAAGACTTTCTCCTACGCTATGAATGTCACGTTTTACTGTTGATTGCATGTGTATTAATTATATGTGAATGCCACATTCTCTGTGGGCTAGAACTTTTGTAGGGTCATAATAATCAAACTCATTAGGGAGTTTGTTTTTCTCTAAGTAGACATCTAGCTCTTTATCTGTATAGTGATAGAATGGACTTACTTTGAGAATTCCATCCTTACCTAAGCTGAAAATATCCAACGAATCCCTTAAGGCTGTTTGGCCTTTGCGTAAGTTAGTAAACCATACATCTGGCCTATGTACAGCCATAGCTCTTTTAAAAGGCTCAAGCTTCACTTGTTCTGTAAATAAAGCGTGTCTCTTATCGTTTATCTCTGGAATACCCATAATGGATGTTCTATATGCAGCTGTTTGAGCTGGAACATATAGTGATATGTTTAAGTTTAAACTATCTATGAGTTCTTGAGCATGACTATAAGTTGCCTCAGTATTATAACCAGAGTCACACCATATTGTACAAATATTCTCTTTAACAGAAGTACAGGCATGTAATATGGCAGCCTCATAGGGTCTAAAGTTTGTGGTTATTACAGGTCGCTCTGCAAGTTGCAGTGCAAAAGATATAATCTCTTGAGGAGATGATTCTCTATGTTGATCATTAAACCCATTTATATTATCCTTTGTATACATAATCATTTGTATTATTTCCCCCAATTAATTCTATTCCATACTCTTTCGTGAGCAAAGT from Dokdonia sp. Hel_I_53 carries:
- a CDS encoding sulfate adenylyltransferase subunit 1, which codes for MEVLKIATAGSVDDGKSTLIGRLLYDTKSLTTDKLEAIEEKSKANGFDYIDFSLATDGLVAEREQGITIDVAHIYFSTAKKSYIIADTPGHVEYTRNMVTGASTSQAAIILVDARKGVVEQTYRHFFINDLLRVKEIVVAVNKMDLVDYSEEIFSTIIGEFKKIAAKQSFKAQKITFIPISALNGANVVKKSEEMPWFKGLSILDHLEALTPSDKEMKGARFSVQTIIRPKQDEYHDFRGYAGKTMGGDLKVGDQVMVLPSGNCSKIKEIQFYKTSYKIVTAGTSCTITLEDDINVSRGDVLVLADHAPELTKQLTASVCWMDTLPLKVGANYKVQQGTSQILAKVRHIHSRLHTDFSGEEACQELTLNEVGKIDVQLSKPFLKDSFASHKSTGSFILIDPQSNATAGIGFIE
- the cysD gene encoding sulfate adenylyltransferase subunit CysD translates to MQSTVKRDIHSVGESLAINPLESEAVYIFREVIAQFERPVLLFSGGKDSITLVRLAQKAFFPSKIPFPLLHIDTGHNFPETIAFRDQLVEDLGLTLIVRNVQDSIDAGKVIEETGKYASRNRLQTITLLDALDEFKFDAAIGGARRDEEKARAKERIFSVRDDFGQWDEKNQRPELFDFLNGNIDHGQNVRVFPISNWTELDVWSYIHQENIKIPSIYFAHKRPTFFRDGMLWSAQDDVVYRAKDEEVVERTVRFRTVGDMSCTAAILSDADTLEKVVGEIRSSTISERGARIDDKRSEAAMEKRKQQGYF
- a CDS encoding phosphoadenosine phosphosulfate reductase family protein, which translates into the protein MIMYTKDNINGFNDQHRESSPQEIISFALQLAERPVITTNFRPYEAAILHACTSVKENICTIWCDSGYNTEATYSHAQELIDSLNLNISLYVPAQTAAYRTSIMGIPEINDKRHALFTEQVKLEPFKRAMAVHRPDVWFTNLRKGQTALRDSLDIFSLGKDGILKVSPFYHYTDKELDVYLEKNKLPNEFDYYDPTKVLAHRECGIHI